Part of the Nitrosophilus alvini genome, ACTCGATAATATAGACCCGACCATTATTGCCATTACAGCGAGCTATGGAAAGACTAGCATAAAAAACTACACTTCACAGATACTTTCAAAAAAGTTTAAAACCTATGCAACTCCCGGAAGCGTAAATACACTTGCGGGTATATTGAAAGACATCAACGAAAAACTGCCGAACGATACCGAGATTTATGTGGTAGAAGCCGGAGCCAGAGAGAGGGGGGATATTTACGAAATAGCTACTTTTTTGAATCATCATTATGCAATTATAGGAAAAATAGGCGAACAGCATATAGAGTATTTCAAGTCTTTGGAGAGGATTATTGCGACCAAGCTTGAACTACTTGCCAGTAAAAGGCTCAAAAAGGCTTTTTTGTATTATGAAATACCGGTAAAAACAAAAGAAAATATCGTAAAGTTCGGGCAAAATATAAAAAATCTCAAAGCTGATCTTAACGGTGTTTCATTCGATTTGGAAATTGATGAGCGGATATACCATTTTGAAGCTCCCGTGCTCGGTGCTTTCAACGCTGTTAATATAACTGCCGCGATTATGGTGGCAAAAGAGTTGGGAATGGATATAAAAGAGATACAAAAAAGTGTAAGTGAACTAAAGCCCGTAGAACACAGGCTCCAAAAAATAGAAGCCGGCGGAAAAACAGTAATAGACGACAGTTTCAACGGTAATCTGGAGGGTATGATAAGTTCGTACGAACTTGTCGACACATTCAGAGGAAGAAAAGTGTTGGTAACCCCAGGAATTGTAGAGAGCACGGCAGAGGCAAATGAAAAATTGGCTAAAAAAATTGACGAAGTTTTCGATCTTGTTATAATCACCGGAAAGTTGAACAGAGATGTGCTGGACAAAAATATAAAAAAAGCAGAAAAAATTATCCTTGAAGACAAAACAAAACTTCAGGAAATTTTGGCCGTCAAAACAAAAGCCGGTGATTTGATACTTTTTTCAAATGATGCTCCGAGTTTTATGTAGAGGTGAGGAATGAAGAGACTTTCATATTTTATCGATACTCTTACGAAATATACGGCATATATTGCAGCACTTTTATCTTTTTTACTGGCACTTTTGATAGTTTTCGATGCTGTAAACAGATATCTTTTTCACAGCGGCTCTATCGCTTTACAGGAACTGGAGTGGCATTTTTTTGATCTTGTTTTTCTTTTGGGCCTTGCCTATTCACTTAAACATGACAAGCATGTCAGGGTAGACATCTTTTATGAGAAGTTTTCCAAAAAGACGAAACTCTATATAAATATCGCCGGTGCGCTTTTTTTTATTATTCCTTTTTGTATTTTTATCATATATTACAGTTTTGATTTTGTGATGATGAGCTATATGCAGCATGAGTCCTCTTCCGATCCGGGAGGGCTTTGTTGCAGATATGTTATAAAATCGGCAATTCCTTTGGGTTTCGCTCTCCTTGCGCTTCAGGCTATCTCTGAAGTGATAAAGAACATTCTTTATCTCAGGGAGGCCAAATGATTGGCCTCATAATGTTTGTTTCGGCACTCATTCTTTTGCTTTTAGGTTTTCCGGTTGCTTTTGTGTTCGGTACTGTTGCCGTTTTGTTTGCTGCCCTGTTTCCTGAAATCGGACTTGAAGTCTTCAGCCTTCTTCCTTTCAGAATATATGGCATTATGCAAAACTTCACACTCATGGCCGTTCCTCTTTTTATCATGATGGGGCTTGTTTTGGAAAAGACAAAAATGGCTGAAGAACTTCTCGAGTCCATGGGAAGACTCTTTGGTGGCATTAGAGGCGGACTTGCCGTAAGCATAGTGGTAGTGGGAGCCATACTTGCAGCGGCTACAGGAATTGTAGGTGCAAGCGTTGTAATGATGAGTCTTATTTCGCTGCCTATTATGATAAAACACGGATATGACAGTAAGCTGGCTTCCGGAACGATTGCTGCAAGCGGAACTCTGGGGCAGATAATCCCGCCTTCAATAGTACTTATTGTGCTTGGCGACGTTATGAGTGTAAGTGTTGGAGACCTCTTTAAAGCTGCCGTTATACCGGGTCTTATTCTTGTTGGACTCTATATAGCCTATATCTTGACAGTCGCATGGCTGAAGCCCCAAAGCGCTCCGGCCATAAAGAGTGAAAAACCAGGAAAAGAGATAGTAATAGATGTATTTAAAAGTGTAATACCGCCTCTTTTGCTGATATTTGCCGTTTTGGGAAGCATATTTTTCGGTATTGCATCTCCGACTGAATCTGCTGCTGTAGGTGTGATAGGCGCACTGTTGCTCAGTATTTTGAACAGAAGTTTCAGCCTGGAGATGCTCAAATATGCCTCTTTGGAAACTGTGAAACTTACATCCATGATATTTATGATTCTTATCGGGGCGACTGCATTCAGCCTTGTTTTCAACGAAGCGGACGGCGGCGATCTGGTACTGGAGTTTTTCAGCGAAGATATAGGAGATGTCTGGGTATTTATATTTGCCGCTATGGCCGCTATCTTTATACTCGGTTTTTTTGTCGATTTTGTAGAGATCTGTTTTATCGTAGTGCCTATACTGGTACCTATTGTAGAAGAGTTCGGAATAGATCCTATCTGGTTTGCCATACTTATAGCTATGAATCTTCAGGCTTCGTTTTTAACACCTCCTTTCGGTTTTTCGCTCTTTTATCTCAAAGGAGCTGCAGGAAAACTTGTAAAAACGGGAGAGATATATAAAGGAGTTATTCCCTTTATAGCTTTACAGATAATTGCGTTGGTTATAATTATAGTTTTTCCGGAACTTGTCTGGGTATTTGTAGAGTGAAAAAGTTCATAAGCAAGGTTGGATATTACCATTAAGATTTTGCCATTTATTAATAACGATTTAACGGAGTGAAAAATGTTTGATATACTATATGCACCCTGGCGGACTGAATACGTTACGGGTGAAAAGATAGAAGGGTGTGTCTTTTGCCATATAAGTAAAAATCCGGCAATGGATGAGAAACATCATGTTCTTTACAGAGATAAAAACTGTTTTGTTGTAATGAACAAATATCCGTATACTCCGGGTCACTTTATGATAATCCCGCATTTTCATACTGAGGCTTTAGAAGAGTTGGATAAAGATATCTGGCTTAGAATGTGTGAGCTTTCTCAAAGAGGAGTAAAGCTTTTAAAAGAGAGATTTAGCGCGGAGGGTGTAAATATAGGAATGAATTTGGGTGCGGCAGCCGGGGCCGGGATTGAAGAGCATATACATATGCATCTTGTTCCAAGGTGGCAGCGGGATACAAATTTTATCACTTCCGTAGGGCACACGAGAGTTTACAGTATCGATTTTGAAAAAGTTTATAAAAAACTCAAAAGTTATGCGACGGAGTATTTTGGTGAGTGACTATGGTGCCCAACGTGTACAAAAGGATATAATATGCACAAAATAAAACCTACAAACATATCTGCGCTTATGCTGGCAGCAAATTTTTTTAAAGGAAACTACGCTTTATCCTTTACAGCGGTTGCCATTATTATAATAGTGGAACTTTTGACTCTTATACCGGCTGCTGGGATGATATTTTCTATTTTAAGTCTTGTTGTAACTTTTTCCATTCAGGTCTTTTTCGGAAAAGCAGTAATAGTTTTGGAAAACGAAGAGGACATAAAAAAGATAGCGGCAAATACCAGAATAGGTGAGCTTATAGGAAATTTTATCAATGTGGCGGCAGGAGTAACGGCTGCTTATCTATCGATTGGTATCGTTTTGGGAATTATTTTCTATCTTATTTTTGCCTTGGGGGGCGGAGCTGTAGTTATGCAGGATATGCAGACAATGACCAGAGAAGAGATGATGGTTTATATGAGTGGGAGTATGGGTGTATCCATGTTTTTTCTTATTGTAATTGCATCATTTTTGTTTTATGTTTTTCCTGCTGTTATGGGACTAGCCATAAAAAAAGATCGTTTTGCGGAAGCATTTAGATCCATATTTCTTCTTTTCAGTCCGACAGTATGGAAAACAACATTTAACAAGGAATATTTAATTTTTATAGTTAAATGGTCACTTATACTCTTTGCGTTGAGTCTGGTAGTATTTGCTATGGCGATGAGCATCATACTCTTTCCTGTAGTAATGGTCATTGCTTACTATATCATGCTATATAATGCGGCAGTTTATGTTTTTGCAGAGAGACTCTCAATAGAGAAAGCTGAAGAAGAGAGCGTTTAAGCTCTCTTCGAAATCATTTCTGATGATAATGTGTTCCTGTAATGATATTGAGTTCCAGCATGATTTCATCAATCTCTTTTCTTTCATTATCGATATATTTTGACCGGTCTTTGCTGTACTGCAGTCTGAGTCTTGAAAACTCCGTAGGTTTGAAAACAAGCATAGCCGAATATCTGTCCAGATTTTCCGAAAAATCCGGCTCATTTTTGAGTATTGCACCGTATCTGAGTCCCCCTCCTATTTCATTATTGTACATATAGACAGCTTCTGTATAAAAGCCTGACTGTTTGAGAGTCTGGGCATCATTTTTTTTATTTCTGTACAAATATTCGTTTTGCCAAAGTATCTCTGAGCGTTCAGAAAGGCTCTTTTTTGCAATGAAGTGCGCTCCATAGACAGTAGTGTTATGTCCGCTTTCGTTTTTGCCTGATGCGAGGCTAAGCTCCCCGTTGATTGAAAAAACGCCAAATTTTTTATGAGTTTTCATATAGCAGGTATATAGTGAATTACTTGATGTGTAACCGAAACTACGATCGTTTTTACCCTGCAGTGCTTCAAAACCGACACTCAGAGGATACGAGTGAGAGTTCCATTGGAATTGAATACCTTGCTCATTAAGCCCCTCCGGACCGAAGATTGCCTCATAAATAAGAGGAATATAGCTGAAATTCCATCTGTGCTGATGATAGGCGTTGATATAACCGAAACCGCTTTTGAATTTTCCGCCTTTCAAACTCATATCGTATGGCAGATTTGTCGTAGTTACGTATGCTTCGCCAATTTCGATGGAGTCTTTAGAAATATGAAAAATTGCATCTGCATCAAAATATCCGTCAACTTCGGAATGGAGGTTAAACTCTGCATAATTGAAGTTAAACCCTCTGTCCGGATTAAAAGGTATTTCGGCAGTTCCCTCTTCGATAAACCCGGGAATGGAATAGTTTGTATAAAGATCATTTGAAATATCTCTGTATAGAGCACTGGAATTTAAAACAAGAGAAATCTGCGGAATGTTATGCTTCTCTTTTTCTTCTTCGTGCAAATGGGCTTTAAGTTCTGCTTTCATCTGATGTTTTTTCTCGTTTTCCAGTGACTCGACTCTTTTTTGGAGCTTTTTTATAATAATATTCTGTTTTTCGATAAGTTTTTTAAGCTCTTCGGTATCTGTCTGTGCAAACAGCGGAAGAAAAGCAAAAAAAGCAATAAATATCCTTTTCATTACATCTCCTGATAAAGTTTTTTATGGTTTAAATAGAGTTGAATTGTGTAAAATCAGGAGATTTTAGGAGGTGCTCTTGAAAACCTGGAACTTGGTATCGAAGATACATAAAAAGATACAAGAGGAGTCTGAATATTTTCTTTTGCAGGTTCAAAATCGGGCAATTGTGCTGAATCGGGGATATCAGCCGCAATATTGTGCTGAAGTATGCATATTGTACAATCGCTTTTTGCTTCGCTTATATCATGGTGATGAAAAAATGAGGATAAAGCTGTTGCAAACAGTAGAACGGATAGTAAAATTTTTATCTTTTTACGGCTCATATTCTCTTTTTATGGAAATTTTTCGAAATTCTACCATAAAATGTGTGTCTATTATGTGTCAAAATGATTGATATCTGTTGGAAAGATACTCTTTTATTCTTTCGACTCCTTCTTTCATTTTTTCTATATCGGTTGTATATGCAAACCGGATATATCTTTCTGTCTCGTTTTTTCCGAAATCCAGTCCGGGAGTTACTGCTGTATGGGAGTTTTCAAGAAGTTCTTTTGCAAAAGATAGACTGTCGTCGGAATATTTGGAAATATCGGCCCAGATATAGAAAGCTCCCTGTGGCTTTGCATCTATTTCAAATATATCTTTTAAAGCTTCGTATAGAAAATCCCTTCTTTTTTTGAAAGTTTTTTTGACTTTTGAGAGATACTCTTCGTCAAAAGCTTCCAAAGCTCCATATTGGCTCAGTGTCGGGGGTGATATAAACAGGTTTTGGACAATTTTTTCCGCATCTTTTGTATATCTTTGCGGTACGACAATCCAGCCGAGCCGCAGACCAGGCAGGCAGAAATATTTTGAAAAACCGTTTATTACAAAAATCTCATCGCTAAATTCCAGAGCAGTATGCTCTTTGCCCTCATATACAAGGCCGTGGTACAGCTCATCTGATATATATTTTATATTCTCTTTTTCACAATATCCGATAAGCTCTTTCAGGTCGTTTTTTTCGTAAACATTTCCCGTTGGATTCGCTGGAGACGAGATTTGCAGTGCTTTGATTTTCAGATTTTTCAAATGTTCGGTTGTAACCTTGTAGCCGCTGTTTTTAAAAACATTTATAAAAACAGGTTTTATATCTAAAATATACGCAAAATTTTTATAACAGGGATATCCCGGATCAGGCAAGCCTATGCTTTCGTTGTAATCGAGTGCAAGAGAGTATGCCACCAAAAACGCCCCGCTTGTTCCAGGGGTGATTATTATGCGCTCTTTTGGCACATCTATACCGTATTTTGATTTGTAGTAGGCTGCTATCTTTTCTCTCAGAACTCCGAGTCCCAAACTTTCGGTATAGGCAAAACTGTTTTTATCAAGAGCTTTTTGCATAGCTTTTTTTACTCTTTGGGAAGGTGCAATATCGGGCTGACCTATCTCAAAATGGATGGCATCGGGATACTTTGCAGCCTCTTTGACAATATCCATAACAATAAACGATGAGAGGTTTTTCAATCTTTTCATAACTCTCCTTTTATATACATATGAAATTTTATCAGATATCCTTCAATCTGATAAAATAATATTATCAATTTAGCGGAGAGAAGATGCCCAAAAAAGAGCTTTTAGAAAAAATTCTCAATACCAAAATAGAAAAATTAGACTATTTAAGCAGTACTCAGGCAGGAGATATATATGTAGCCGACGATAAGTTTGTTATAAAAACAGGTAAAAATGGAAGCGGATTATTGCCACTTGAAGCGAAAATGTTACAATTTTTATCCGAAAACTCTCTTCCGGTGCCAAAAGTCTACTATTTCGATGAAGATATACTTATAATGGAGTATATAAAAAAGAGTAATACTTGTGACGAAAAAAACCAGATAAGAGCTGCAAAAAGTCTGGCTCTTCTTCATCATGTAAAAAGGAATATTTTCGGTTTTGAATATGATACTGCCATAGGGCCTTTGCTTCAGCCAAACCCAAAGTTAAAGAGCTGGATAGAGTTTTACGGCAGGCACAGAGTTTTAGAATTTGCCGAAAGAGCATACAAAAAGGGATTTTTGAGTGAAAAAGAGATTGAGCGGATAAAAAAGTTTTGCAAGAGTTTGAGAAGTTTTCTCATTGAACCGGAATTTTCCTCACTTTTACATGGAGATCTATGGCAAGGGAATATAATATATTCTAACAGCGGTCCCGTTTTCATAGACCCGGCTGTGTATTTTGGACATTATGAAGTAGAGATAGCTTTTACGACAATGTTTGGAACTTTTGATAAAATTTTTTACGATGTATATTCTGAAATTTTGCCGTTAGAGAAAGAATTTTGGAGTCAAAGAAGAGATATATATCTTCTATATCCCTATCTTGTACATGTCAATATATACGGCAGAAGCTATTGGGAGGGAGTTGACAGAATTCTTAAAAAATTCGGATTTTAAAAAGGAGAGAGAATGAGTGTTTTAATGGAGATAGCTATGTTTCCAACGGATGTGGGAGAGTCAAAAAGCAGATATGTGAGCGAAGTTTTAAAAGTTATCAAAGAGAGCGGATATCCGTATCAATTGACCCCTATGGCCACCATTATAGAAGCAGATACGGTTAAAGAGCTGAGCGACCTGATACCTAAAATGTATGAAGCTTTGGAAAAGATGGGAGTAGGACGCGTCTACAGCGTAGTGAAATTTGACATAAGGCCTGCGAGAAAAAACAGGCTTAAACAGAAAATAGAATCGGTAAAAAAACATATAGAGGTATAGAAAAAATTTAGAGGTTTAACCTCTAAATTTTCTGCTACTGTGCCGCATATTTGACAGCGTTTATATAGCTTTTAATATTTAACTCTCTGTTTTTTTTATAGGCTATGTCAAATGCCGTGCCGTGATCGACAGATGTTCTGATGATTGGAAGATTTAGACTTACATTTATGCTCTCATCGAAATAGAGGGCTTTTAAAGGTGCGAGGCCCTGGTCGTGATAGATGGCTGCAAAGTAGCGGAAATTTTTCCTGAAGTTCGGCGTAAATACGATATCTGGAACCACAGGGCCGATAAATACGTCTAGACCTATTTTTTTATTTGCTTTTTTTATAGCTTTTGATATCTTTTTCTCTTCTTCTCCCAAAACTCCCCCGTCGCCGGCATGAGGGTTGAGTCCCAGAACGGGAATGGTTAACGACTCCTGGTTGCTTATTGCTGGCAAAGAGTTGTAAAAATTTATAAGAAAGTTTCCCAGCTTTTTGGTTTTTATCTCTTTTGGCACTTCTCTCAGGGGGATGTGTTCGGTGTAAAGAGCGACAAAAAGTTTTTCACATCCTAGCATCATAACGGCATCTTTTTTGAAAAAATTTCGCAGTGCATCTGTATGGCCTTTGTACTTTATGCCAGCTTTTTCCCACGCTTTTTTGTGTATTGGCAAGGTAACGACCGCGTCTGTTATACCTTTTTTTGCAAAAAATACCGCTTTTTTGAAAGATTCAAATGAATATTTTCCGCTTTTTTTGCTTATTTTTCCCGGTTTGATTTTGAAATTGCCTTTTATATACTCCGTTTCAAAATCATTTGGAATATCCATCTTAAGAAGTGTTGCCGCCTTTTCAAGCATATGGTAATTTGTAAAGTAGAGGGGTGTGCAAAACTCTTTTATCGTATCGTGTGCGCTGAGAGCAATTTCCGGTCCTATACCGTTTATGTCACCTATACTTATGCCGATAACAGGTTTCTTCAACTAAAATCCTTTTGCCCTAATTCGTAATTCGTGATTCGTAATTCGTGATTGGTCATGGTTTGATTTTTTGACTTCTAACTCCTGATTATTTTTACCATTTCTCTTACAGCTTCTTCAAGTCCTACCCAGACACTTCTTGCGATGATGCTTTGTCCAATATTGAGTTCGATTATATCTTCAATATCGGCTACTGCTTTAACATTCTGATAGTTAAGACCGTGTCCGGCTGCAACTTCGAGTCCTGCTTTTTTGCCGTATATTGCCGAGTTTTCTATCTCTCCAAGAGCGGTAGAGAGTTTTTCGGTCAGCTCTTTTCTTGAAAGTTCCAGTTCTTTAATGGAGTGGTGCGTAAATCTCAGATTTGTATAGAGCATCGCATATATGTTTGCATATGCGCCTGTATGAAGTTCTATCATATCAGCTTCGGTATCGGCGCATGCGGATATGATTTCAAAATCGGGATCGACAAACAGTGAGACATCTATTTCGTTGTCTTTGAGTTTTTTTACTGCATCATTTATCTCTGTAAAATACTTTATTACGTCAAGTCCGCCTTCGGTAGTGACCTCTTCACGTTTTTCCGGTACCAAAGTGGCGCGATGCGGTTTTAGTGAACAGATTATATCTATAATTTCCGGATTTATAGAACACTCCATATTTACCGGAAGCTGCGAATTTTGTACAATTTTTTTTGCATCACTGTCTACTATATGGCGTCTATCTTCTCTCAGGTGTATCGTTATTTGGTCGCCTCCTGCACGTTTTACTATGCCAAGAGCATCAAGTGGATCCGGATCGTTTATCTTTCTTGCCTCTCTGAGTACCGCTATATGGTCGATATTTACTCCCAGCAACATTTCAGCTCCTTTGCTTTTGAAGGTTCAGTTAACAAAATTATATCAGTTGTTTGCTAAGGGTGTTATTTTTAAACAGGGATAAATAATTTTTATCTATTTGTTATAAATTTAAATGATATCTAATAATAAAATGTATAAACTACAAGAACAAAAACCCTCCAAACTACTATCTATATTAATCGTAAGCATAGAGGGAAATATAAGAAAGGAAATGTGTTATGAAAAAAGCATATATTAGTATTGCTCTTGCAGCACTTCTGTTGTCAGGTTGCGGTGAAAAACCAAAAGAGGAAAAAAACAGAGTGGAAGTCCTGCCTGAAAAAACTGAAAAACAGGTATCAACCGAACAGACAGAGTCTGTAGAAGGGCTCTATGGCGTAAGCGCCGATGAAGCAAAAAGCGAACCGCAGCCTCCTCAGCAGCCCGGTGTCAAAACGGGAACTGTTATAGAGACGATGAATGCGGGCGGATATACATACGCCAAAATTGATGATAATGGAAATATATACTGGATAGCCGGACCTCAAACAGAAATAAAAACAGGAGACAATATCTCTTTTGCTCCTCAGATGTGGATGGAAAATTTTCAGAGTAAAACTCTAAACAGAACTTTTGATAAAATCCTTTTCGTTGCAGTTATAGCTCCTCTCAAAGGTACAAATGCCCATGCGTGTGAAAGTTGCGATACGCATAAAAACCAGGCAGTGACTGCACAAACAAGCCAAGATTCGGTACAAAAGCAAGGTTCAGGTGAAAAGATAGCTAAAGCTGAAGGCGGGTATACAATAGCAGAAATTTTTCAAAAAAAAGAAGAACTGAAAAATAAAACAGTGAAAGTAAGAGGAAAAGTAACCAAAGTTTCAAGAGCAATTATGGGCAAAGACTGGGTTCATATAGAAGATGGTAGCGAAAGCGATCTTGTAATCACTTCTCCATCGGCAAATGTTGAGGTAGGTGATGTAGTTACGGCAACGGGTATTTTAAAAACAGATGTTGATTTTGGATACGGCTACTTCTATCCGGTAATAATGGAAGAGGCGAAATTTGAGAAGTAGAAGGTTTTACCTTCCGCTTCTTTTTTCATAAAACTCTTTTTTGAATTTTTTGAATTTCTCCTGTAAAATAGCCTCTCTGGCCTCACTCATAAGATTTAGATAATAGTGTAGATTATGCAGCGATGCAAGCCTGTAATATGTAAGTTCCTTTGCCCTGAAAAGATGGTTGATATACGCTCTTGAATAGTTTTGGCATGTGTAGCAGTTGCATTCTTTATCGATGGGACCTTCATCAAGCCTGAATTTGGCGGATTTAATGTTTATTTTACCGAAACTTGTAAAAAGAGTGCCGTTTCTGGCATTTCGTGTAGGCATAACACAATCAAACATATCAACACCTCTGTCTATGCACTCTATCAAATCTTCAGGAGTTCCGACTCCCATGAGATATCTCGGTTTATTTCGGGGCATAAGGGGAGTTGTAAACTCTACTGTGTCATACATGGCCTGGTTCTCTTCACCGACGCTCAGCCCTCCTATGGCAAAACCGTCAAAATCGAGCTGTGTCAGCTCCTCGGCGCTAATTTTTCTATATTTTGGGTCCACACCTCCCTGAATAATGGCAAAAATATTCTGATTGAGGCCTATACCTTTTTCACGGGCTCTTTTGTGATACTCTATCGATTCCTCTGCCCATTTTGTCGTTCTTTTTACTGAGAGTGCGAGTCTCTTTTCTGTTGCAGGCAACGCTATAAGGTCGTCAAGTATCATCATTATATCGCTGCCTAAATTGTATTGGATATCGAGCACCTTTTCGGGTGTAAAATAGTGTCTTGAACCGTCTATATGGCTTTTGAATTCTATTCCGTTTTCATCTGCTTTTGATATATCGCTCAGGCTAAATGCCTGAAAACCTCCGCTGTCGGTAAGAAAACTTCTGTTGTATTTCGTAAATGAGTGAAGACCGCCGAGCTCTTTTACGATTTCGTCACCCGGGCGCAGATAGAGGTGATATGTATTTGCCAGTATGATTTTTGTGTCTAGTGTGTTTAAAAGGTCGTTGCTGTCAAGTGATTTTACACTTGCCGCTGTGCCGACGGGCATAAATACCGGCGTCAGTATCCTGCTGTGTGCAGTTTCTATACTGCATGCTCTTGCCGTACCGTCTGTATGGTCGATTTTAAATTTCATTGTCTGCCTTATGATATAATTCATCATTAATACAAAATATTACAAAATTATCATTTTTTAGAGGAATATATGAAAAACATTCTTATACTTGCCGACGGTATTGTAGCAAAACATTTTTTAGAAAGAGTTATTGAAAATTACGCTACTGAGAATAACTATAATGTGGTCTACTATAATGAAAAAGTTTTACCAAAATCCAGAAACTCTAATATGAAATTCTTTTTTTTCGATCCTACAAGCTACGTAAAACTTTCTCAGCTTTTCGATGAGGATTTTCATCAGGTTCATATTATTATGGCCAATAAAATCGATACTATTGCATCATATAACAATATAAGGAAGCTGAGCAAACAGGTAAACATTGTTCTTTTCGATAAATGGAATCTTGAAATAGAAGACCAAAATCTTATAAAACTTGACGCAAATGAGATTCTTGCAAACAGGCTGATAGATTTTCTGCCAAATATACCCATCGTAGCACAAAATGTCGGTCTTGGTATTGGCGAAATTATGGAGGTTCTAGTACCTTTCGGAAGTTCTTATGTATATAGGCATATCGGTTCAATTGAACAGAAAAAATGGAAAATTGCGGCCATTTACAGAAACAACAGACTTTTGATTGCAGAACCGAGTATTATGATATGGCCAAATGATCTTCTTCTTCTCATTGGAGAGCCCAATGTTTTGAAAAACATATATAAATCTATAAAAAGAGAAGTTGGGCAGTTTCCTATTCCGTACGGTA contains:
- a CDS encoding GW dipeptide domain-containing protein — translated: MKKAYISIALAALLLSGCGEKPKEEKNRVEVLPEKTEKQVSTEQTESVEGLYGVSADEAKSEPQPPQQPGVKTGTVIETMNAGGYTYAKIDDNGNIYWIAGPQTEIKTGDNISFAPQMWMENFQSKTLNRTFDKILFVAVIAPLKGTNAHACESCDTHKNQAVTAQTSQDSVQKQGSGEKIAKAEGGYTIAEIFQKKEELKNKTVKVRGKVTKVSRAIMGKDWVHIEDGSESDLVITSPSANVEVGDVVTATGILKTDVDFGYGYFYPVIMEEAKFEK
- the tgt gene encoding tRNA guanosine(34) transglycosylase Tgt, translated to MKFKIDHTDGTARACSIETAHSRILTPVFMPVGTAASVKSLDSNDLLNTLDTKIILANTYHLYLRPGDEIVKELGGLHSFTKYNRSFLTDSGGFQAFSLSDISKADENGIEFKSHIDGSRHYFTPEKVLDIQYNLGSDIMMILDDLIALPATEKRLALSVKRTTKWAEESIEYHKRAREKGIGLNQNIFAIIQGGVDPKYRKISAEELTQLDFDGFAIGGLSVGEENQAMYDTVEFTTPLMPRNKPRYLMGVGTPEDLIECIDRGVDMFDCVMPTRNARNGTLFTSFGKINIKSAKFRLDEGPIDKECNCYTCQNYSRAYINHLFRAKELTYYRLASLHNLHYYLNLMSEAREAILQEKFKKFKKEFYEKRSGR